One window of Pogoniulus pusillus isolate bPogPus1 chromosome 31, bPogPus1.pri, whole genome shotgun sequence genomic DNA carries:
- the MAP3K7 gene encoding mitogen-activated protein kinase kinase kinase 7 isoform X6: protein MSSSAPAPSTKPEQTHVTEDGGVECSSDSCAGNGQQRRRSIQDLSVAGTESSQESRNSSRSSSPSVRMITTSGPTSEKPTRNPWTPDDAETNGSDNSIPMAYLTLDHQLQPLAPCPNSKESMAVFEQHCKMAQEYMKVQTEIALLLQRKQELIAELDQDEKDQQNTSRLVQEHKKLLDENKSLSTYYQQCKKQLEVIRNQQQKRPGTS, encoded by the exons ATGTCGTCATCAGCTCCTGCCCCGAGTACTAAGCCTGAGCAAACACATGTGACAGAAGATGGTGGAGTAGAGTGCAGCAGCGATTCATGTG caggaaaCGGACAGCAGAGACGCAGATCCATTCAAGATCTCAGTGTTGCTGGAACAGAGTCCAGTCAG GAGAGTAGAAACAGCAGTAGATCATCTAGTCCTAGTGTGAGAATGATCACTACCTCGGGACCAACCTCTGAAAAGCCAACTCGTAATCCATGGACACCTGATGATGCAG AGACCAATGGGTCAGATAACTCTATCCCAATGGCCTATCTAACACTAGATCATCAGTtacag CCTCTAGCACCATGCCCAAACTCCAAAGAATCTATGGCTGTGTTTGAACAGCACTGCAAAATGGCACAAGAATATATGAAAGTTCAGACAGAAATTGCATTGCTGTTGCAGAGGAA ACAAGAGCTAATAGCAGAACTGGACCAGGATGAAAAAGACCAGCAAAACACATCCCGTCTGGTACAAGAACATAAAAAGCTGTTAGATGAAAACAAAAGTCTCTCAACTTACTACCAGCAATGCAAAAAACAATTAGAGGTCATCAGAAATCAGCAACAGAAACGACCAGGCACATCATGA
- the MAP3K7 gene encoding mitogen-activated protein kinase kinase kinase 7 isoform X7: MSSSAPAPSTKPEQTHVTEDGGVECSSDSCGNGQQRRRSIQDLSVAGTESSQESRNSSRSSSPSVRMITTSGPTSEKPTRNPWTPDDAETNGSDNSIPMAYLTLDHQLQPLAPCPNSKESMAVFEQHCKMAQEYMKVQTEIALLLQRKQELIAELDQDEKDQQNTSRLVQEHKKLLDENKSLSTYYQQCKKQLEVIRNQQQKRPGTS, from the exons ATGTCGTCATCAGCTCCTGCCCCGAGTACTAAGCCTGAGCAAACACATGTGACAGAAGATGGTGGAGTAGAGTGCAGCAGCGATTCATGTG gaaaCGGACAGCAGAGACGCAGATCCATTCAAGATCTCAGTGTTGCTGGAACAGAGTCCAGTCAG GAGAGTAGAAACAGCAGTAGATCATCTAGTCCTAGTGTGAGAATGATCACTACCTCGGGACCAACCTCTGAAAAGCCAACTCGTAATCCATGGACACCTGATGATGCAG AGACCAATGGGTCAGATAACTCTATCCCAATGGCCTATCTAACACTAGATCATCAGTtacag CCTCTAGCACCATGCCCAAACTCCAAAGAATCTATGGCTGTGTTTGAACAGCACTGCAAAATGGCACAAGAATATATGAAAGTTCAGACAGAAATTGCATTGCTGTTGCAGAGGAA ACAAGAGCTAATAGCAGAACTGGACCAGGATGAAAAAGACCAGCAAAACACATCCCGTCTGGTACAAGAACATAAAAAGCTGTTAGATGAAAACAAAAGTCTCTCAACTTACTACCAGCAATGCAAAAAACAATTAGAGGTCATCAGAAATCAGCAACAGAAACGACCAGGCACATCATGA